One part of the Ziziphus jujuba cultivar Dongzao chromosome 2, ASM3175591v1 genome encodes these proteins:
- the LOC107419326 gene encoding protein EDS1L, giving the protein MAVESFREMLKIDEDLTVKACSVAMKAHRSSDQLIQVENFSGSSSSEAVIFSFPGSGSEKDWFSDASFGAKSAKGSVFSEYLRSLGTDEAAFLNEAFLQKFEYIRKQLQDKVEEAVKGNKKIVFTGHSLGGPVAVLATIWFLQEYVKPQNAKPPFCVTFGSPLVGNHILSHALEREKWSGYFIHFVMRYDVVPRILLAPLSSIQQQFNQILNFFKLKSMSAGYESSEITNDASNFFTSVMRNASTIASHVACNLMGSTNLLLETITNFIQLSPYRPFGTYVFCTENGKLVTLKNSNAVLQLLFYSCQLSNETELQTVAYKSLRDHFAYESELKENLLGMQDVVSIDPLEKIGVADERINQALDDLGVSTAARLCLLASGESEKQKRKNQDKIDSKKPEIDKILKELESYRDASKDHKVGYYDAFKLQKSQNDFKANVKRLELAGIWDEIIEMLKRYELPDQFEGEKEWLEIGTRYRRIVEPLDIANYYRHLKNDDTGPYKIKGRPRRYRYTQRWREHEERMEAGSSEESCFLAEVEELRTRTVNGIIPSSDIMTRVQKLLGQVEEWSHHNVIGKDVFLEESTFVKWWKSLPPHLRSPYINAQVLSV; this is encoded by the exons atggctgTTGAAAGTTTTAGAGAGATGTTAAAGATTGATGAAGATCTTACAGTGAAAGCTTGCTCTGTGGCCATGAAGGCTCATAGATCTTCAGACCAGCTTATTCAGGTAGAAAATTTTAGTGGGTCTTCATCTTCAGAAGCTGTAATTTTCAGCTTTCCAGGATCTGGGTCTGAAAAAGATTGGTTCAGTGATGCTTCTTTTGGAGCTAAATCAGCCAAAGGTTCAGTGTTTTCTGAATATCTCAGAAGTCTTGGAACCGATGAAGCAGCTTTCTTGAATGAAGCATTTCTGCAGAAATTCGAATATATACGGAAACAACTTCAGGACAAG GTAGAAGAAGCTGTGAAAGGGAACAAGAAAATAGTGTTTACAGGGCACTCCCTTGGTGGTCCAGTTGCAGTCCTGGCAACAATTTGGTTCTTGCAAGAATATGTGAAACCCCAGAATGCAAAACCACCCTTTTGTGTGACCTTTGGATCTCCCCTTGTTGGTAACCACATTCTTTCTCATGCTCTTGAGCGAGAGAAATGGTCTGGCTACTTCATACATTTCGTCATGAGATACGACGTCGTCCCTCGAATTTTGCTTGCTCCTCTTTCATCCATCCAACAGCAGTTTAACCAAATTCTCAACTTCTTCAAGTTAAAATCCATGTCTGCTGGGTACGAGTCCTCTGAAATAACCAACGATGCTTCCAATTTCTTTACGTCTGTGATGAGGAATGCATCCACCATTGCAAGCCATGTTGCGTGTAATCTGATGGGGAGTACAAATCTGTTGTTGGAAACTATAACGAACTTCATTCAGCTCAGCCCTTACAGGCCTTTTGGCACTTAcgttttctgcactgaaaatggAAAGCTGGTAACCTTAAAGAACTCGAACGCAGTTTTGCAACTGTTGTTCTATTCTTGTCAGTTGAGCAATGAGACAGAGCTTCAAACGGTTGCTTATAAAAGCTTAAGAGATCATTTTGCCTATGAAAGTGAGCTGAAAGAAAACTTGCTAGGGATGCAAGATGTTGTTTCTATAGATCCACTGGAAAAGATTGGTGTAGCAGATGAAAGAATTAACCAGGCCTTAGATGACCTCGGTGTG AGTACGGCAGCCAGATTGTGCCTTCTGGCCTCAGGAGAGTCAGAGAAGCAAAAACGAAAAAACCAGGACAAAATTGATTCAAAGAAACCAGAAATTGATAAAATACTAAAGGAGCTTGAAAGCTACAGAGATGCAAGTAAGGATCACAAAGTGGGGTATTACGATGCCTTCAAGCTTCAAAAGAGTCAAAATGACTTCAAAGCAAATGTGAAGAGGCTTGAGCTTGCAGGCATATGGGATGAGATCATAGAAATGTTGAAAAGGTATGAACTCCCAGATCAATTTGAGGGCGAGAAGGAATGGCTAGAGATAGGAACAAGGTACCGCCGCATTGTTGAGCCTCTGGATATTGCCAACTACTATAGACATTTGAAGAATGATGACACAGGACCTTACAAAATTAAAGGCAGGCCTAGACGTTATAGATACACACAGAGATGGCGGGAACATGAAGAAAGGATGGAAGCAGGGTCCAGTGAAGAATCCTGTTTTTTGGCAGAGGTGGAGGAGCTTCGCACTCGAACTGTTAATGGAATAATACCATCCAGTGATATCATGACAAGGGTTCAGAAACTGCTGGGACAAGTAGAAGAATGGAGCCATCACAACGTGATAGGTAAGGACGTGTTCTTGGAGGAGTCCACCTTCGTTAAGTGGTGGAAATCACTCCCTCCCCATCTCAGGTCACCATACATTAATGCACAAGTTCTGAGTGTTTAA
- the LOC107419367 gene encoding suppressor protein SRP40 isoform X2, which translates to MISDSITSASISSLIPNNNNGRDLGKKKRARTAKLKQCKLDVRREQWLSQGAVKNKGCKEEPNGVVQTRKANNRSLDNLEMRPGGEEDDRSVHHHDSDSESPSNSPTSLTSSVLGTNDSGTNFTGSSSSSSSSSSSSGGCCSGSITEEEEEGDDGCLDDWEAVADALAADEKPQNPCSESHPEHQSIGKLVSPCQMTHGPGLGIGISKQVPRASGNTRAWRPDDAFRPQSLPNLSKQLSLPNSNRQHYGCGGVPWACNNVMPAPSSCPICYEDLDFTDSSFLPCLCGFRLCLFCHKRILEEDGRCPGCRKPYERNAVEAEPSVHGGKSMHA; encoded by the exons ATGATTTCTGATTCGATCACCAGCGCTTCAATTTCTTCTCTAATCCCCAACAACAACAACGGCAGGGATTTAGGCAAGAAAAAGAGG GCCAGGACTGCCAAATTGAAGCAGTGCAAGCTTGATGTTCGTCGCGAGCAATGGCTTTCTCAAG GAGCTGTTAAGAATAAGGGTTGCAAGGAAGAACCTAATGGCGTGGTTCAAACACGCAAAGCGAATAACCGTTCTTTGGATAATTTAGAAATGAGGCCGGGAGGGGAAGAGGATGACAGATCGGTCCACCACCATGACAGCGATTCCGAGTCGCCGTCGAACAGTCCCACCAGTCTGACCAGTAGTGTCTTAGGAACCAATGATTCAGGGACAAATTTTACTGGTTCCAGCAGCAGTAGCAGCAGCAGCAGTAGTAGCAGTGGTGGATGTTGCTCTGGAAGTATtacagaggaagaagaagaaggggatgATGGGTGCCTGGATGATTGGGAGGCAGTGGCTGATGCTTTGGCCGCCGATGAGAAACCGCAAAACCCCTGTTCTGAATCTCACCCGGAGCACCAATCAATTGGCAAATTGGTTTCTCCTTGCCAAATGACTCATGGTCCAGGTCTAGGAATTGGGATTTCGAAACAGGTCCCAAGGGCTTCAGGGAATACCAGAGCATGGAGGCCAGATGATGCTTTTCGCCCTCAGAGCTTGCCTAATTTGTCCAAGCAACTTAGCTTGCCTAATTCGAACAGGCAACACTATGGCTGTGGAGGTGTCCCATGGGCATGTAACAATGTTATGCCTGCACCATCTTCTTGTCCAATATGCTATGAAGATTTGGACTTTACAGACTCGAGCTTTTTGCCTTGTTTGTGCGGGTTCCGGCTCTGTCTTTTCTGTCATAAGAGGATTCTTGAGGAGGATGGACGCTGTCCTGGCTGCAGGAAGCCTTATGAGCGTAATGCTGTTGAGGCAGAGCCGAGTGTGCATGGAG GAAAATCAATGCATGCTTGA
- the LOC107419367 gene encoding uncharacterized protein LOC107419367 isoform X1, with product MISDSITSASISSLIPNNNNGRDLGKKKRARTAKLKQCKLDVRREQWLSQGAVKNKGCKEEPNGVVQTRKANNRSLDNLEMRPGGEEDDRSVHHHDSDSESPSNSPTSLTSSVLGTNDSGTNFTGSSSSSSSSSSSSGGCCSGSITEEEEEGDDGCLDDWEAVADALAADEKPQNPCSESHPEHQSIGKLVSPCQMTHGPGLGIGISKQVPRASGNTRAWRPDDAFRPQSLPNLSKQLSLPNSNRQHYGCGGVPWACNNVMPAPSSCPICYEDLDFTDSSFLPCLCGFRLCLFCHKRILEEDGRCPGCRKPYERNAVEAEPSVHGGSLTFRLARSCSMITRS from the exons ATGATTTCTGATTCGATCACCAGCGCTTCAATTTCTTCTCTAATCCCCAACAACAACAACGGCAGGGATTTAGGCAAGAAAAAGAGG GCCAGGACTGCCAAATTGAAGCAGTGCAAGCTTGATGTTCGTCGCGAGCAATGGCTTTCTCAAG GAGCTGTTAAGAATAAGGGTTGCAAGGAAGAACCTAATGGCGTGGTTCAAACACGCAAAGCGAATAACCGTTCTTTGGATAATTTAGAAATGAGGCCGGGAGGGGAAGAGGATGACAGATCGGTCCACCACCATGACAGCGATTCCGAGTCGCCGTCGAACAGTCCCACCAGTCTGACCAGTAGTGTCTTAGGAACCAATGATTCAGGGACAAATTTTACTGGTTCCAGCAGCAGTAGCAGCAGCAGCAGTAGTAGCAGTGGTGGATGTTGCTCTGGAAGTATtacagaggaagaagaagaaggggatgATGGGTGCCTGGATGATTGGGAGGCAGTGGCTGATGCTTTGGCCGCCGATGAGAAACCGCAAAACCCCTGTTCTGAATCTCACCCGGAGCACCAATCAATTGGCAAATTGGTTTCTCCTTGCCAAATGACTCATGGTCCAGGTCTAGGAATTGGGATTTCGAAACAGGTCCCAAGGGCTTCAGGGAATACCAGAGCATGGAGGCCAGATGATGCTTTTCGCCCTCAGAGCTTGCCTAATTTGTCCAAGCAACTTAGCTTGCCTAATTCGAACAGGCAACACTATGGCTGTGGAGGTGTCCCATGGGCATGTAACAATGTTATGCCTGCACCATCTTCTTGTCCAATATGCTATGAAGATTTGGACTTTACAGACTCGAGCTTTTTGCCTTGTTTGTGCGGGTTCCGGCTCTGTCTTTTCTGTCATAAGAGGATTCTTGAGGAGGATGGACGCTGTCCTGGCTGCAGGAAGCCTTATGAGCGTAATGCTGTTGAGGCAGAGCCGAGTGTGCATGGAGGTAGCCTTACATTCCGCTTGGCTCGTTCTTGTAGCATGATTACAAGGTCCTAG